The following are encoded in a window of Marinitoga sp. 1197 genomic DNA:
- the fliD gene encoding flagellar filament capping protein FliD produces the protein MSENSYLGSFQFGGIASGLDTSSIIDQLMSVERKPLERLQNDFEKLQLQQKAWKEVDSKLSDFWDFLTTFKLKSNLIPKSVQVSDENVLSATASTSASNTNFKVKINSLSSSTSFTPTNTLGNIPDLTTQYYQLNGRTTPVAGSFTLKALDSSGNIMENVTINFSGTDTIGDIINQIDANSTYFTASLNNGKLKIEEKAGQEGTVSSILLGDSSDTSNFTEVFNLEGSDFVPGGATAGYIESTVHAGAINTSKILSDISSDVSSGIIRINGTEITVSSTDTLGDLIARINASNADVIAWYDENEDKLMIRNKEGGPQSITIEDGDSTGANKTNVLDDLSWIDTSGNYMGTIIPGTAANVEIDLDGDGTADLTKTTWGNTVEYNNVTLNLKSISSNWIDVQVTQDVDATYDKIKEFVDKYNEVIGYIYEKLNEEAVKPEKGETLSEDDKLKGVLKGDDNLQNIFDSLRNMAYGVISWSSDVNAQYSSLYEIGINSGDAGGTYENTMKGILQINEDKLKSAIQNNSEEVWKLFAYEDDNNKGIAIKFKDYIWNTTKFGGTIDQISGTTGTIGLEMRDIAKRMTSLIDQLQRKEAYYWQKFSAMEQSVSQMQSQGAWITSAFMK, from the coding sequence ATGAGCGAGAATAGTTATTTGGGTTCTTTCCAATTTGGTGGGATAGCAAGTGGTCTGGACACCTCATCTATAATAGATCAATTAATGTCAGTTGAGAGAAAACCACTGGAAAGATTACAGAATGATTTTGAAAAATTACAACTACAACAAAAAGCATGGAAAGAGGTTGATTCCAAACTTAGTGATTTTTGGGACTTTCTTACTACATTTAAATTAAAAAGTAATCTTATTCCAAAAAGTGTTCAGGTAAGTGATGAAAATGTTTTATCAGCCACTGCATCAACATCAGCAAGCAATACAAATTTTAAAGTTAAAATTAATTCTTTGTCTTCATCTACATCATTTACGCCTACAAATACATTAGGAAACATACCTGACTTAACAACCCAATACTACCAATTAAACGGAAGAACAACTCCAGTTGCTGGTTCATTTACATTAAAGGCTCTTGATTCCTCTGGAAACATAATGGAAAATGTCACAATAAACTTTTCTGGCACAGATACTATAGGAGACATAATAAATCAAATAGACGCAAATTCAACATATTTTACCGCTTCACTTAACAATGGAAAATTAAAAATTGAAGAAAAAGCCGGCCAGGAAGGGACTGTTTCAAGCATATTGTTAGGTGATTCATCTGATACAAGTAATTTTACAGAAGTTTTTAATCTCGAAGGTTCTGATTTTGTACCCGGAGGAGCAACAGCAGGATATATAGAAAGCACCGTTCATGCTGGTGCAATAAATACCTCAAAAATATTATCCGACATAAGTTCAGATGTGTCTTCTGGAATCATAAGAATTAATGGAACAGAAATAACAGTAAGCTCCACAGATACATTAGGCGATTTAATTGCAAGGATAAACGCATCAAATGCTGATGTTATAGCATGGTATGATGAAAATGAAGATAAATTGATGATACGAAATAAAGAAGGTGGTCCTCAGTCAATAACAATTGAAGATGGTGATTCAACAGGTGCAAATAAGACAAATGTATTAGACGATTTATCCTGGATTGATACCAGTGGAAATTATATGGGTACTATTATTCCTGGTACCGCTGCAAATGTTGAAATAGACCTGGATGGTGATGGCACTGCTGATTTAACCAAAACCACATGGGGAAATACCGTAGAATATAATAATGTCACATTGAATTTGAAATCAATTTCCTCAAATTGGATAGATGTTCAGGTTACTCAAGATGTCGATGCTACTTATGATAAAATTAAAGAATTTGTAGACAAATATAATGAAGTTATAGGTTATATTTATGAAAAACTAAATGAAGAGGCTGTAAAGCCAGAGAAAGGTGAAACATTGTCTGAAGATGATAAATTAAAAGGTGTTCTGAAAGGCGATGACAATTTACAGAATATATTTGATTCATTAAGAAATATGGCTTACGGGGTTATTTCATGGTCTTCTGATGTAAATGCTCAATATAGCTCATTATACGAAATTGGAATAAATTCAGGAGACGCGGGTGGAACATATGAAAACACCATGAAAGGGATACTCCAAATTAATGAAGATAAACTTAAATCAGCTATTCAAAATAATTCTGAAGAAGTGTGGAAATTATTTGCATATGAAGATGATAATAATAAAGGCATCGCTATTAAATTCAAAGATTACATATGGAATACTACAAAATTTGGAGGTACAATAGATCAAATATCTGGTACTACCGGGACAATAGGACTTGAAATGAGAGATATTGCAAAAAGAATGACTTCATTAATCGATCAGCTTCAAAGAAAAGAAGCTTATTACTGGCAAAAATTCTCCGCAATGGAACAATCTGTATCCCAAATGCAATCGCAAGGTGCATGGATTACAAGTGCATTTATGAAATAA
- the ribF gene encoding riboflavin biosynthesis protein RibF: protein MNYAVAIGTFDGVHKGHQVIIKKTLEIAQRNNLVPKAYIMKYPAIRYFGEFNGVILPSYKRQELLEKMGFETEVFDLLDVIHITHSEYLDFLLHNGMKAIVCGEDFTFGKDKKGNVSYLLSEQHKKNFLVEVLKDIKTSETRISSTFIRRTLINGKIEETNNLLGRNWSVEGPVYEDRHIGFSLGFPTANIDIRYKEEVIYPKYGVYLVKGGVKNTERKFYGLMSVGLRPTFNENIKRPKVEIYFLDYFGDLYNKIIEVEVLKFLREERKFNSRQELINQMIKDEDNARRIINKLR, encoded by the coding sequence ATGAATTATGCAGTAGCTATAGGTACATTTGATGGCGTTCACAAAGGTCATCAGGTTATTATAAAAAAAACGTTGGAAATTGCACAAAGGAATAATTTAGTACCAAAAGCTTATATTATGAAATATCCGGCAATTAGGTATTTTGGAGAATTTAACGGTGTAATCTTGCCTTCATATAAGCGTCAGGAGTTGCTTGAGAAGATGGGGTTTGAAACAGAAGTTTTTGATCTTTTAGATGTTATTCATATCACGCATAGTGAATATCTGGATTTTTTGCTACATAATGGAATGAAGGCTATTGTTTGTGGTGAAGATTTTACATTTGGAAAAGATAAAAAGGGAAATGTTTCTTATTTGTTATCTGAACAACATAAAAAGAATTTTTTGGTAGAAGTTTTAAAGGATATTAAAACCTCAGAAACAAGGATAAGTTCAACGTTTATTCGACGAACATTGATTAATGGGAAGATTGAAGAAACTAATAATTTATTGGGAAGAAATTGGAGTGTTGAAGGGCCTGTATATGAAGACAGACATATTGGATTTAGTTTAGGATTTCCTACAGCCAATATAGATATACGTTATAAGGAAGAGGTTATATATCCAAAGTATGGTGTATATTTGGTAAAAGGTGGAGTAAAAAATACAGAACGTAAATTTTATGGACTTATGAGTGTTGGATTAAGACCAACATTTAATGAAAACATAAAAAGGCCTAAAGTAGAAATATATTTTCTGGATTATTTTGGTGATTTATATAATAAAATTATAGAAGTTGAGGTATTAAAATTTCTTAGAGAGGAAAGAAAATTTAATAGCAGACAGGAGCTTATAAATCAGATGATAAAAGATGAAGATAATGCAAGAAGAATAATTAATAAATTAAGGTAG
- a CDS encoding 6-phosphofructokinase, whose translation MRVGILTGGGDCPGLNAVIRGIVHAAGEGFETYGILNGWKGMLTGEMIKLDNDDVEGIHILGGTILGTARVNPFKEEESRELLEKNFKEMHLDALIAIGGDDTLSVAAKLSSLGYPVVGVPKTIDNDVSNTDYTFGFHTAVNVGADAIDRLHSTAKSHQRVMIVELMGREAGWITIEAGMAAGAHLILIPEFPMTINEIVNYVNKRMKEKKYMIIAVAEGFKPTELEQVVADKSTIDAFGHIRLGGIAHYLAEIVEQRTGYETRSVVLGHLLRGGTPTAFDRILGTRYGVEAMNLIKNRDFGRMVALKGNQIVSIPLEYGVATKKLVPFEYYKLAQLFFD comes from the coding sequence ATGAGAGTTGGTATATTAACTGGTGGTGGGGATTGCCCTGGATTGAACGCTGTTATAAGAGGAATTGTTCATGCAGCTGGTGAAGGTTTTGAAACGTATGGTATATTAAATGGATGGAAAGGTATGTTAACAGGAGAAATGATTAAATTGGATAATGATGATGTTGAAGGAATTCATATATTAGGAGGAACGATTTTAGGAACAGCAAGAGTAAATCCTTTTAAAGAAGAAGAAAGCAGAGAATTGCTTGAAAAAAATTTTAAAGAAATGCACTTAGATGCTTTAATAGCTATTGGCGGAGATGATACTTTATCAGTAGCTGCAAAGTTGTCAAGTTTGGGATATCCTGTGGTGGGAGTTCCAAAAACAATAGATAATGATGTTTCAAATACAGATTATACATTTGGTTTTCATACTGCTGTTAATGTCGGGGCTGATGCTATTGATAGATTGCATTCTACTGCAAAATCACATCAGAGAGTTATGATTGTCGAATTAATGGGTAGAGAAGCAGGATGGATAACTATTGAAGCTGGAATGGCGGCTGGAGCACATCTTATATTAATTCCGGAATTTCCAATGACAATAAACGAAATTGTAAACTATGTGAACAAAAGAATGAAAGAAAAAAAATATATGATAATAGCTGTAGCAGAAGGATTTAAGCCAACAGAATTAGAGCAGGTTGTTGCAGACAAATCTACAATTGATGCATTTGGGCATATTAGACTAGGGGGAATAGCCCATTATTTGGCAGAAATAGTTGAACAAAGAACAGGTTATGAAACGAGATCTGTGGTATTAGGTCATCTTTTAAGAGGAGGGACACCTACGGCTTTTGATAGAATTTTAGGGACAAGATATGGAGTTGAAGCTATGAATCTTATAAAAAATAGAGACTTTGGAAGGATGGTTGCTTTAAAAGGAAATCAAATAGTATCTATCCCACTTGAATATGGGGTAGCGACAAAAAAATTAGTACCTTTTGAATATTATAAATTGGCACAATTATTTTTTGATTAA
- a CDS encoding chemotaxis protein CheX — MNAKVINSILEAFSRTFKMATNNMDIVIQKPVVDKGDNRSYEVVVTIGFIGDLDGNIHMGLSTESAKVIVSQMMMGMPVEKLDEMSLSALGELGNMISGAIAVNLEKLGYKINITPPSIMHGNNIIFIKDGISLKFPMNIDNKFSEEFFVVLKSSI; from the coding sequence ATGAATGCTAAAGTAATAAACTCGATTCTTGAAGCCTTTTCAAGAACATTTAAAATGGCTACAAATAATATGGATATAGTAATTCAAAAACCTGTCGTCGACAAAGGAGATAATAGATCATATGAAGTTGTTGTTACTATAGGATTCATTGGAGATTTAGACGGCAACATTCACATGGGATTATCAACAGAATCAGCTAAAGTTATTGTTTCTCAGATGATGATGGGAATGCCCGTTGAAAAATTAGATGAAATGAGTTTAAGTGCTCTTGGTGAATTGGGAAATATGATTTCAGGTGCAATTGCAGTAAATTTAGAAAAATTGGGATATAAAATAAATATTACTCCACCTTCAATTATGCATGGAAACAATATTATATTTATAAAAGATGGTATATCTTTAAAATTTCCTATGAATATTGATAATAAATTCTCAGAAGAATTTTTTGTAGTATTAAAAAGTTCAATATGA
- a CDS encoding AtpZ/AtpI family protein encodes MNDHKIDVKIFANLNLILFFALTVLANIFIGYLIGYGLSSLTNNNVWKIVFLFLGIISGLYNGIMELIKEAKKQDNERRIKKENKRDNNKNNNSFNN; translated from the coding sequence ATGAATGATCATAAGATAGATGTTAAGATTTTTGCAAATCTTAACCTAATTCTTTTTTTTGCTCTAACTGTGTTAGCAAATATATTTATTGGATATTTAATAGGTTATGGCTTATCTTCCTTAACAAATAATAATGTATGGAAGATAGTGTTTTTGTTTTTAGGTATAATCTCTGGACTATATAATGGTATAATGGAATTAATAAAGGAGGCTAAAAAACAGGATAATGAGCGAAGAATTAAAAAAGAAAACAAAAGAGATAATAATAAAAATAATAATTCTTTCAATAATTGA
- the atpB gene encoding F0F1 ATP synthase subunit A, with amino-acid sequence MTQKQKKILLTLFLIYAGLGLINFIFFPSANLEGVGLRWVYSFGGIPTFWNTINPMTVIMSGAIILILIIFAAGVKFELIPDKKQALVESLLGYFWELVEDAVPNQKYRKPIYVIATTLFLYILIANLLSGMPGINVSPVNDGLKVALFTDTWYTPTSDLNTNATFAVMVLIISHIFAASAKGIGNWLKMFIEPTPLLLPLNLIGELAKPVSHSLRLFGNIFGGGILVLIISYMLKYFVLPIFLWGFFGIFVGLIQAFVFSLLAIAYMGSLLEE; translated from the coding sequence ATGACACAAAAGCAGAAAAAGATATTATTAACTCTTTTTTTGATTTATGCAGGATTAGGATTGATTAATTTTATATTTTTTCCTTCAGCAAATTTAGAGGGAGTTGGATTAAGATGGGTATATTCTTTTGGAGGTATACCAACTTTTTGGAATACTATTAATCCAATGACAGTTATTATGTCAGGAGCTATTATTTTAATACTAATAATTTTTGCTGCAGGAGTAAAATTTGAATTAATACCTGATAAGAAACAAGCTTTAGTCGAATCTCTGCTTGGTTATTTTTGGGAATTAGTTGAAGATGCTGTTCCAAATCAAAAATATAGAAAGCCAATATATGTAATTGCAACTACATTATTTTTATACATTTTAATAGCTAACCTTTTGTCAGGTATGCCGGGGATAAATGTTTCTCCAGTTAATGATGGGCTAAAAGTAGCATTATTCACAGACACATGGTATACACCAACTTCTGATTTAAATACAAATGCAACTTTTGCTGTGATGGTTCTTATTATTAGTCATATTTTTGCCGCATCAGCAAAAGGGATAGGTAATTGGTTAAAAATGTTTATTGAGCCAACCCCATTATTGTTGCCCTTAAATTTAATTGGTGAATTGGCAAAACCTGTATCTCATTCGTTGAGGTTATTTGGTAATATTTTTGGCGGTGGAATTTTGGTATTAATTATTAGTTATATGCTTAAATATTTTGTTCTTCCAATATTTTTATGGGGGTTTTTTGGTATTTTTGTTGGTTTGATACAGGCATTCGTTTTTTCTTTGCTAGCAATAGCGTATATGGGTTCTTTACTTGAAGAATAA
- a CDS encoding F0F1 ATP synthase subunit C — translation MAVEQVAQEIVKSGSEAALGTGLYYLGKFVGAGLAMGIGAIGPGVGEGTVGAHAMDAMARQPEMAGTLTTRMLLAMAVTESTGLYSLVIALLMLIVLP, via the coding sequence ATGGCTGTTGAACAGGTAGCACAGGAAATAGTAAAATCTGGAAGTGAAGCTGCATTAGGTACAGGGTTATATTATTTAGGAAAATTTGTTGGTGCAGGTTTAGCTATGGGTATTGGTGCTATAGGTCCTGGTGTTGGTGAAGGTACTGTAGGTGCTCATGCTATGGACGCTATGGCAAGACAACCAGAAATGGCAGGTACATTAACTACACGTATGTTATTAGCTATGGCTGTTACTGAATCTACAGGTTTATATTCTCTTGTTATTGCATTATTGATGTTAATAGTATTACCATAA
- the atpF gene encoding F0F1 ATP synthase subunit B → MLDFNFTSIINLVGFSVLAYFLWVMLYKPFFEMAEKRRQIVESELNQSEKLRKEAEEKLNQANLELEEVRNKKESIIKEAEDLAKNIISNAKEDALIEKNRIISTAEKEAKEIKEEAYKDIQNKVVSLSIAIASMILKKNIDEKANEEIVKRAFEALSKGEKL, encoded by the coding sequence GTGTTGGATTTTAATTTTACATCAATAATTAATTTAGTAGGATTTTCAGTATTAGCATATTTTTTGTGGGTTATGCTATATAAACCCTTTTTTGAGATGGCAGAAAAAAGGAGACAAATTGTTGAAAGTGAATTAAACCAATCAGAAAAATTACGTAAAGAGGCTGAAGAGAAACTAAATCAGGCTAATTTAGAATTGGAAGAAGTAAGAAACAAAAAAGAGAGTATAATAAAAGAGGCTGAAGATTTAGCCAAAAATATAATTTCTAATGCAAAAGAAGACGCTTTAATCGAAAAAAATAGAATAATTTCTACTGCTGAAAAAGAAGCTAAGGAAATAAAAGAAGAAGCTTATAAAGATATACAAAATAAAGTGGTATCATTATCAATAGCTATAGCTTCAATGATTTTAAAGAAAAACATCGATGAAAAAGCAAATGAAGAAATAGTAAAAAGAGCATTTGAAGCTTTAAGTAAGGGTGAAAAATTATGA
- the atpH gene encoding ATP synthase F1 subunit delta: MKFSISLATRYVEAFIEYLSKESKLNKLDEYVKALKNVVDKINNDSLFYDLIGNPLLPKDYIVMQIVKVADIDDKNFNRYIKVLVYKNRQLMIPMVYTLLEQKNNELKKFAKVDITIPYNINKDMINELKNIIHQKTGRKVILNTKLDEDLIGGIQLQLEDKIFDYSIKGILEKIGREYASKRG; encoded by the coding sequence ATGAAATTTTCCATTTCACTCGCAACTCGATATGTTGAGGCATTTATAGAGTATCTTTCAAAAGAAAGCAAACTGAATAAACTCGATGAATACGTTAAAGCATTAAAAAATGTTGTAGATAAAATTAATAACGACTCTCTTTTCTATGATTTAATTGGAAATCCTTTACTACCAAAGGATTATATCGTTATGCAAATAGTAAAGGTTGCAGATATTGATGATAAGAATTTTAATAGATATATCAAAGTTCTCGTATATAAAAATAGGCAATTAATGATACCCATGGTATATACATTATTAGAACAAAAAAATAATGAATTAAAGAAATTTGCAAAAGTTGATATAACTATACCTTATAATATCAACAAAGATATGATAAACGAATTAAAAAATATTATACATCAAAAAACAGGAAGAAAGGTTATTTTAAATACAAAATTAGATGAAGATTTAATTGGTGGTATTCAACTACAGTTAGAAGATAAAATATTTGATTATTCAATAAAAGGTATTCTGGAAAAAATCGGACGCGAATACGCTTCCAAGCGGGGGTGA
- the atpA gene encoding F0F1 ATP synthase subunit alpha: MRINPDELEKVIEERIKAYESGEIKEVGWIMQVGDGIARTYGLKDVMASELVEIHTDTGEIVSGMALNLEEDNVGIIILGDYKLIKEGNKVVRTGKIAQVPAGEELLGRVVNPLGEPLDGKGPINTKHTRPIEYKAPGVVLRKPVDTPLQTGLKAIDTMIPIGRGQRELIIGDRQTGKTAIAIDTIINQKGKGVNCIYVAIGQKASSIARTVAKLEEYGAMEYTIIVAASASDPASLLYLAPYAGAAMGEYFMFNGKDALVVYDDLSKHAAAYRELSLLLRRPPGREAYPGDVFYLHSRLLERAARLNESYGGGSLTALPIIETQANDVSAYIPTNVISITDGQIYLEPSLFYAGQRPAVNVGLSVSRVGGAAQIKAMKQVAGSLRLDLAQYRELEAFAQFATELDESTRKQLIRGEKLSELLKQGQYVPMEVEEQVAIVFAGVNGYLDDIPTLSINKFEKEFLQYLKSNKPSILESIKTKKVIDEELDKELRKAIDDFKSAFQA; this comes from the coding sequence TTGAGAATAAATCCTGATGAACTTGAAAAAGTCATAGAGGAACGCATTAAAGCTTATGAATCAGGTGAAATAAAAGAAGTTGGATGGATAATGCAGGTTGGTGACGGTATTGCCAGGACATATGGTTTAAAGGATGTTATGGCAAGTGAATTGGTTGAAATTCACACCGATACCGGGGAAATAGTAAGTGGAATGGCATTAAATCTTGAAGAAGATAATGTTGGTATAATTATTTTAGGTGATTATAAACTTATCAAAGAAGGAAATAAAGTAGTTAGAACAGGCAAAATTGCTCAGGTCCCTGCAGGCGAAGAACTATTGGGAAGAGTTGTTAACCCATTAGGCGAGCCTTTAGATGGAAAAGGGCCAATAAACACTAAACATACTAGACCTATAGAATATAAAGCTCCTGGTGTTGTTTTAAGAAAACCTGTTGATACACCTTTACAAACCGGTCTAAAGGCTATTGATACAATGATCCCAATTGGCCGAGGACAAAGGGAATTAATAATCGGAGACAGACAAACGGGTAAAACAGCAATTGCTATAGACACAATAATTAACCAAAAGGGTAAAGGAGTCAATTGTATATATGTTGCGATAGGGCAAAAAGCCTCTTCTATTGCAAGAACTGTAGCTAAATTAGAAGAATATGGTGCTATGGAATATACAATAATTGTTGCTGCTAGCGCAAGCGATCCAGCATCATTGTTATACTTAGCACCTTACGCTGGCGCAGCAATGGGTGAATATTTCATGTTCAACGGAAAAGATGCGCTGGTTGTATATGATGATCTTTCAAAACACGCTGCAGCTTATAGGGAATTATCGCTATTATTAAGAAGACCACCAGGGCGTGAAGCATATCCTGGGGATGTATTTTATTTACACTCAAGATTGTTAGAGAGGGCTGCCAGATTAAATGAAAGTTATGGTGGTGGCTCATTAACTGCACTACCTATAATTGAAACGCAGGCAAATGATGTTTCAGCCTATATTCCAACAAATGTTATTTCTATAACAGATGGTCAGATTTATTTAGAACCATCATTATTTTACGCCGGACAAAGACCTGCTGTTAATGTAGGTTTGTCTGTTTCAAGGGTTGGTGGTGCTGCTCAAATAAAAGCTATGAAACAGGTCGCAGGTAGTTTAAGGTTAGACTTAGCTCAATACAGAGAATTGGAAGCTTTTGCACAATTTGCAACAGAGTTGGATGAATCAACAAGAAAACAATTAATCAGAGGAGAAAAACTATCTGAATTATTAAAACAAGGACAATATGTTCCTATGGAAGTTGAAGAACAGGTTGCTATTGTGTTTGCTGGTGTTAATGGATATCTTGATGATATTCCAACTTTAAGCATAAATAAATTTGAAAAAGAATTCTTACAATATTTAAAATCAAATAAACCTTCAATATTAGAATCTATAAAAACCAAAAAAGTCATAGATGAAGAACTGGATAAAGAGCTTAGAAAAGCTATAGATGATTTTAAATCAGCTTTTCAGGCTTAG
- the atpG gene encoding ATP synthase F1 subunit gamma — protein sequence MSRGKLRVLKQRRASTQSTMKITKAMEMVAAAKANKVVKEISSLKDYAHYSEKIMKKIAPVEDSIYTSKKEGTLIVVITPDMGLCGAFPMELTKAANDLANKTDDFIGFYNIGSKGEIELKQTGNLLLSRTKLYDVPKQEDAEYILDDIIDIIEDKNIGKVKVVYGAFKNALIQKPEVVELLPVNFEGSMDPRFEYEPDSKELFEEAAYLYLLSKMYLIIYENKISELYARKNAMRNATDNAKNLIEKLTLAYNKARQASITQELIEIVNGAQALQEE from the coding sequence ATGAGTCGAGGAAAACTTAGGGTATTAAAACAACGTAGAGCTTCAACACAATCCACAATGAAAATAACCAAAGCAATGGAAATGGTTGCTGCTGCGAAAGCTAATAAAGTTGTCAAAGAAATTTCTTCATTGAAAGATTATGCTCATTATTCTGAAAAAATAATGAAAAAAATTGCTCCAGTAGAAGATAGCATATACACTTCAAAAAAAGAAGGAACTTTGATTGTGGTTATTACACCAGATATGGGATTATGTGGGGCTTTTCCAATGGAACTTACAAAAGCTGCAAATGATTTAGCTAATAAAACAGATGATTTTATAGGTTTTTATAATATTGGATCAAAAGGTGAAATAGAACTAAAACAAACTGGAAATTTATTGCTTTCAAGAACTAAATTGTATGATGTACCAAAGCAGGAAGATGCTGAATATATACTGGACGATATTATCGATATTATAGAAGATAAAAATATAGGTAAAGTAAAGGTCGTTTATGGTGCATTTAAAAACGCATTAATTCAAAAACCGGAAGTTGTTGAATTATTACCTGTAAATTTTGAAGGTTCAATGGATCCAAGATTCGAATATGAACCTGATTCAAAAGAATTATTTGAAGAAGCTGCTTATTTATACTTATTGTCTAAAATGTATTTAATTATATATGAAAACAAAATAAGTGAATTATATGCTAGAAAAAATGCAATGCGTAATGCTACTGATAATGCAAAAAATTTAATTGAAAAGCTCACCCTTGCATACAACAAAGCAAGGCAGGCTTCTATAACCCAGGAATTAATAGAAATAGTAAATGGCGCTCAGGCATTGCAGGAAGAATAA
- the atpD gene encoding F0F1 ATP synthase subunit beta produces MEKNVGKLVSIIGPVVDVKFETGKLPEVYNALEVINPYTDKKLVLEVEQLIGDNTVRCVALDSTDGLKRGLDVVDTGAPIKVPVGDVTLGRMFNLLGDPIDERGDVEAKEYWSIHREPPTIKDQSTDIEILETGIKVIDLLAPFPKGGKIGFFGGAGVGKTVLVMELIRNIAIEHKGLSLFAGVGERTREGNDLWLEMQESGVLPNTALVFGQMNEPPGARFRIALTALTMAEYFRDVQKKDVLLFIDNIFRFVQAGSEVSALLGRMPSAVGYQPTLATDVGQLQERITSTKDGSITSVQAVYVPADDITDPAPATTFSHLEATIVLSRQIAELGLYPAVDPLDSTSKVLDPSVLGEEHYKVARGVQQVLQRYKDLQDIIAILGIEELSEEDKLTVQRARKIQRFLTQPFFVAEKFSGISGQYVKVENTVKGFKEILEGKYDHIPEQAFYMVGTIEQAIEKAKKMGIKV; encoded by the coding sequence GTGGAAAAAAATGTTGGAAAATTAGTAAGTATAATAGGCCCCGTTGTGGATGTTAAATTTGAAACAGGCAAATTGCCGGAAGTCTATAATGCTCTTGAAGTAATTAATCCATATACAGATAAAAAATTGGTGTTGGAAGTTGAGCAGTTAATCGGTGATAATACAGTAAGATGTGTTGCTCTTGATTCAACCGACGGATTAAAAAGAGGACTTGATGTTGTAGATACCGGAGCTCCTATTAAAGTCCCTGTTGGTGATGTAACTCTTGGAAGAATGTTTAACCTTTTGGGTGATCCCATTGACGAAAGAGGCGATGTTGAAGCTAAAGAGTACTGGTCAATACATAGAGAGCCTCCAACAATTAAGGATCAATCTACAGATATTGAAATACTGGAAACAGGTATAAAAGTTATAGATTTATTAGCTCCATTCCCAAAAGGAGGTAAAATAGGATTCTTTGGCGGCGCTGGTGTTGGTAAAACCGTTCTTGTTATGGAGCTTATAAGAAATATTGCAATTGAGCATAAAGGGCTATCATTATTTGCCGGTGTTGGTGAAAGGACAAGAGAAGGAAATGACCTATGGTTGGAAATGCAGGAATCAGGTGTTTTACCAAATACAGCTCTTGTATTTGGACAGATGAATGAACCGCCAGGAGCAAGATTTAGAATAGCTTTAACAGCATTAACAATGGCAGAATATTTCAGAGATGTTCAGAAAAAAGACGTATTATTATTTATAGATAATATATTCAGATTTGTTCAGGCTGGTTCAGAAGTTTCAGCTCTTTTAGGGCGTATGCCATCTGCTGTTGGATATCAGCCAACATTAGCAACAGATGTTGGTCAATTACAGGAAAGAATAACTTCAACAAAAGATGGTTCTATTACATCAGTTCAAGCAGTTTATGTTCCAGCTGATGATATTACAGACCCAGCTCCGGCAACAACATTTTCACACCTTGAAGCAACTATTGTTCTTTCAAGGCAAATCGCTGAACTCGGGTTATATCCAGCTGTTGATCCATTAGATTCAACATCAAAAGTACTGGATCCTTCTGTTCTAGGGGAAGAACATTACAAAGTTGCCAGGGGAGTTCAACAGGTATTACAGAGATATAAAGACTTACAGGATATAATTGCAATTCTTGGTATAGAAGAATTATCAGAAGAGGATAAATTAACAGTTCAAAGAGCAAGAAAGATTCAGAGATTCCTTACACAACCATTCTTTGTTGCGGAAAAATTCTCCGGAATTAGCGGTCAATACGTAAAAGTCGAAAATACAGTAAAAGGATTCAAAGAAATATTAGAAGGAAAATATGACCATATTCCTGAACAGGCATTTTATATGGTTGGTACAATAGAACAGGCAATAGAAAAGGCAAAGAAAATGGGAATAAAAGTCTAA